The Solanum pennellii chromosome 11, SPENNV200 genome contains a region encoding:
- the LOC107005016 gene encoding kinesin-like protein KIN-UC isoform X2 — MVRALEDIIVNTTPSSDSVEMSFLQLYMESIQDLLAPEKINIPIVEDAKTGEVSVPGATVVKIQDLDHFLQLLQIGEANRLAANTKLNTESSRSHAILMVNIRKSVKNDEETDSSFQEKDSKTDRHGNQMPIVRKSKLLIVDLAGSERIDKSGSEGRLLEEAKFINLSLTSLGKCINALAENSPHIPTRDSKLTRLLRDSFGGSARTSLIITIGPSSRHYPETTSTIMFGQRAMKIVNTVKLREEFDYENLCRKLETQVEHLTVEVDRQQKFRANDRMAMEKKLRECQKSFTEAERSIVARSEVLEKENSRLVSDMEKLLEELNFQKQQINSMKNENLKLESDLKNNKLLEKENGRLKLELENVLKDIIRDKNHKKFLQDEVARLEMSLKHSKQQQSENSSYQKVLAENTQMYEKKITDLMKQLQDERARSESAEQQLELMKEQLPGLQELMQHHQKEASMYQKELADTTLMYEEKIAQLEQQLKEEHARVENAKEQLHAIEEQFTDHETSTKIQREKESDALRSKLEEMHHLYEPTVKELQALKTEYQALLSEKIELHDELHNVRQTLLMEEKQRKAAENELFNIKKFVPESEDGFEEKKSYVKQYTPSRSFNMHRSTESRERIFAHQNTMSKIIEEVGVQKIISLLSSVDLDVQIHAVKVVANLAAEDSNQEKIVQEGGLDALLMLLQSSQNATILRVASGAIANLAMNEMNQGLISSKGGAQLLANTAVKTEDAQTLRMVAGAIANLCGNEKLHTKLREDGAVKALLEMARSGNIEVIAQVARGLANFAKCESRGTIQGHRKGRSTLMEDGVLKWLTTNSNNTSSSTRRHIELALCHLAQNEGNARDFVSSGALDEIIRISNESSREDIRNLAKKTLKLSSTFKAQIKA, encoded by the exons ATGGTTAGAGCTTTGGAGGACATTATTGTCAATACAACCCCCTCATCTGATAGTGTGGAAATGTCCTTTTTGCAG TTGTACATGGAGTCTATCCAAGATTTGCTTGCTCCTGAAAAGATAAACATTCCAATTGTCGAAGATGCTAAGACTGGAGAAGTATCTGTGCCTGGGGCTACAGTGGTTAAGATTCAGGATCTTGACCATTTCTTGCAACTTCTGCAAATTGGAGAAGCCAACCGTCTTGCGGCAAATACTAAGTTAAATACCGAATCATCACGAAGCCATGCAATTCTTATg GTTAACATCCGTAAATCTGttaaaaatgatgaagaaaCCGACTCATCTTTTCAAGAGAAAGACAGCAAAACTGACAGACATGGCAATCAGATGCCTATTGTTCGTAAAAGCAAGCTACTAATAGTTGATCTTGCAGGATCAGAGCGAATAGACAAATCTG GGAGTGAAGGTCGCTTGTTGGAAGAGGCTAAGTTTATTAATCTGTCTCTTACTTCTCTGGGAAAGTGTATAAATGCACTGGCTGAGAACAGTCCTCATATACCTACAAGAGATTCTAAATTAACACGACTTCTTCGAGATTCATTTGGAG GTTCTGCACGAACTTCACTCATAATAACCATTGGACCATCTTCTCGACATTATCCAGAGACCACAAGCACAATAATGTTTGGACAAAGG GCCATGAAAATAGTTAACACGGTGAAGTTGAGAGAAGAATTTGATTACGAGAACTTATGCCGGAAGCTAGAGACTCAAGTGGAGCACCTCACTGTGGAGGTTGATAGGCAGCAAAAGTTTAGGGCAAATGACCGAATGGCTATGGAAAAAAAACTAAGAGAGTGTCAAAAGTCATTTACTGAAGCAGAAAGAAGTATAGTTGCCAGGTCCGAG GTTCTAGAGAAAGAAAATAGTCGCCTGGTGTCAGATATGGAAAAACTGTTGGAGGAGTTGAATTTCCAGAAGCAACAGATCAATTCGATGAAGAATGAGAATTTGAAGCTAGAATCAGATTTGAAGAATAACAAG CTTCTGGAGAAAGAGAATGGTCGTTTGAAATTGGAGTTGGAAAACGTACTGAAAGATATCATCCGAgacaaaaatcataaaaaattctTGCAGGATGAGGTTGCACGCCTAGAAATGAGTTTAAAGCATAGCAAG CAACAACAATCTGAGAATTCGTCATATCAGAAAGTACTTGCCGAGAACACCCAAATGTATGAGAAGAAGATAACTGATCTGATGAAGCAATTACAAGATGAGCGTGCTCGTTCTGAAAGTGCTGAACAACAATTAGAACTGATGAAGGAGCAATTACCTGGCCTTCAGGAATTAATGCAG CACCATCAAAAGGAAGCATCTATGTATCAGAAGGAACTTGCAGACACTACTCTGATGTATGAGGAGAAAATAGCACAATTAGAACAACAGCTAAAAGAGGAGCATGCTCGTGTTGAAAATGCGAAGGAACAACTACATGCAATTGAAGAACAATTTACAGACCATGAAACCTCAACAAAG ATTCAGAGGGAAAAAGAGTCAGATGCACTTAGATCAAAATTAGAAGAAATGCATCACCTGTATGAGCCAACTGTGAAGGAACTTCAAGCATTAAAAACAGAATATCAGGCTCTATTATCAGAAAAG ATAGAATTGCATGACGAACTTCACAATGTGAGGCAAACACTTCTAATGGAGGAAAAGCAAAGGAAAGCTGCTGAAAATGAGCTGTTTAATATAAAGAAGTTTGTGCCTGAGAGTGAAGATGGCTTTGAG GAGAAGAAGTCATATGTGAAGCAATATACACCCAGTAGATCATTCAATATGCACAGATCAACTGAATCAAGGGAAAGGATTTTTGCCCATCAGAATACAATGTCAAAGATAATTGAAGAAG TTGGTGTCCAGAAGATAATCTCTTTGTTGTCATCAGTTGATTTGGACGTCCAAATTCATGCTGTGAAGGTGGTAGCCAATCTTGCAGCTGAAG ACAGCAATCAGGAAAAGATTGTGCAAGAAGGTGGTTTAGATGCACTTCTCATGCTGCTACAATCATCCCAAAATGCAACTATACTCAGAGTGGCTTCTGGAGCTATTGCCAATTTGGCAATGAATg AAATGAATCAAGGATTAATATCAAGCAAAGGAGGTGCTCAACTTTTAGCCAATACAGCTGTCAAAACTGAAGATGCCCAAACTCTTCGAATGGTAGCAGGAGCAATTGCAAATTTGTGTGGAAATG AAAAGTTACACACTAAATTGAGGGAAGATGGAGCTGTCAAAGCATTGTTAGAAATGGCTAGATCTGGAAATATTGAAGTCATTGCACAGGTTGCCAGAGGATTGGCTAACTTTGCAAAGTGTGAATCGCGAGGAACAATTCAAG GACATAGGAAAGGCCGTTCTACTCTTATGGAAGATGGCGTACTGAAATGGTTGACAACCAACTCTAACAATACTTCTTCTTCCACTAGGCGCCACATTGAACTTGCTCTGTGTCATTTGGCACAAAATG
- the LOC107005016 gene encoding kinesin-like protein KIN-UC isoform X1 produces MATSGATTGRPSSSHRSERLPPNHGSNNHGSGRNGVANFSVNNQQQQQHSQNLRSKNVSANSRRSVTPTSRNRSPPQENDPEPGRVRVAIRVRPRNSQELSDADYADCVELQPELKKLKLRKNNWNSEFYKFDEVFAESASQKRIYETVAKPVVESVLNGYNGTVMAYGQTGTGKTYTVGRLGKDDVSERGIMVRALEDIIVNTTPSSDSVEMSFLQLYMESIQDLLAPEKINIPIVEDAKTGEVSVPGATVVKIQDLDHFLQLLQIGEANRLAANTKLNTESSRSHAILMVNIRKSVKNDEETDSSFQEKDSKTDRHGNQMPIVRKSKLLIVDLAGSERIDKSGSEGRLLEEAKFINLSLTSLGKCINALAENSPHIPTRDSKLTRLLRDSFGGSARTSLIITIGPSSRHYPETTSTIMFGQRAMKIVNTVKLREEFDYENLCRKLETQVEHLTVEVDRQQKFRANDRMAMEKKLRECQKSFTEAERSIVARSEVLEKENSRLVSDMEKLLEELNFQKQQINSMKNENLKLESDLKNNKLLEKENGRLKLELENVLKDIIRDKNHKKFLQDEVARLEMSLKHSKQQQSENSSYQKVLAENTQMYEKKITDLMKQLQDERARSESAEQQLELMKEQLPGLQELMQHHQKEASMYQKELADTTLMYEEKIAQLEQQLKEEHARVENAKEQLHAIEEQFTDHETSTKIQREKESDALRSKLEEMHHLYEPTVKELQALKTEYQALLSEKIELHDELHNVRQTLLMEEKQRKAAENELFNIKKFVPESEDGFEEKKSYVKQYTPSRSFNMHRSTESRERIFAHQNTMSKIIEEVGVQKIISLLSSVDLDVQIHAVKVVANLAAEDSNQEKIVQEGGLDALLMLLQSSQNATILRVASGAIANLAMNEMNQGLISSKGGAQLLANTAVKTEDAQTLRMVAGAIANLCGNEKLHTKLREDGAVKALLEMARSGNIEVIAQVARGLANFAKCESRGTIQGHRKGRSTLMEDGVLKWLTTNSNNTSSSTRRHIELALCHLAQNEGNARDFVSSGALDEIIRISNESSREDIRNLAKKTLKLSSTFKAQIKA; encoded by the exons atggCGACTTCTGGTGCTACTACTGGTAGACCATCATCTTCACATAGGTCTGAAAGGTTACCTCCTAATCATGGTTCAAATAATCATGGTTCTGGAAGAAATGGGGTTGCTAATTTTAGTGTTAATAAccaacaacagcagcagcatTCGCAAAATTTGCGTTCGAAAAATGTATCAGCTAATTCAAGGCGTTCTGTTACACCCACTTCAAGAAATCGGTCTCCACCTCAGGAGAATGATCCAG AACCTGGAAGAGTTAGAGTTGCCATCAGAGTTCGACCAAGAAATTCCCAGGAGCTTTCAGATGCTGATTATGCGGATTGCGTTGAACTGCAGCCTGAG CTCAAGAAGTTAAAGTTGAGAAAAAATAACTGGAATTCTGAGTTTTACAAGTTTGATGAAGTTTTTGCTGAAAGTGCATCACAAAAGCGCATATATGAGACAGTTGCAAAGCCTGTAGTTGAG AGCGTGTTGAATGGGTATAATGGGACAGTTATGGCTTATGGTCAAACAGGTACTGGCAAGACTTATACAGTTGGTAGATTGGGTAAAGATGATGTATCAGAGCGTGGCATCATGGTTAGAGCTTTGGAGGACATTATTGTCAATACAACCCCCTCATCTGATAGTGTGGAAATGTCCTTTTTGCAG TTGTACATGGAGTCTATCCAAGATTTGCTTGCTCCTGAAAAGATAAACATTCCAATTGTCGAAGATGCTAAGACTGGAGAAGTATCTGTGCCTGGGGCTACAGTGGTTAAGATTCAGGATCTTGACCATTTCTTGCAACTTCTGCAAATTGGAGAAGCCAACCGTCTTGCGGCAAATACTAAGTTAAATACCGAATCATCACGAAGCCATGCAATTCTTATg GTTAACATCCGTAAATCTGttaaaaatgatgaagaaaCCGACTCATCTTTTCAAGAGAAAGACAGCAAAACTGACAGACATGGCAATCAGATGCCTATTGTTCGTAAAAGCAAGCTACTAATAGTTGATCTTGCAGGATCAGAGCGAATAGACAAATCTG GGAGTGAAGGTCGCTTGTTGGAAGAGGCTAAGTTTATTAATCTGTCTCTTACTTCTCTGGGAAAGTGTATAAATGCACTGGCTGAGAACAGTCCTCATATACCTACAAGAGATTCTAAATTAACACGACTTCTTCGAGATTCATTTGGAG GTTCTGCACGAACTTCACTCATAATAACCATTGGACCATCTTCTCGACATTATCCAGAGACCACAAGCACAATAATGTTTGGACAAAGG GCCATGAAAATAGTTAACACGGTGAAGTTGAGAGAAGAATTTGATTACGAGAACTTATGCCGGAAGCTAGAGACTCAAGTGGAGCACCTCACTGTGGAGGTTGATAGGCAGCAAAAGTTTAGGGCAAATGACCGAATGGCTATGGAAAAAAAACTAAGAGAGTGTCAAAAGTCATTTACTGAAGCAGAAAGAAGTATAGTTGCCAGGTCCGAG GTTCTAGAGAAAGAAAATAGTCGCCTGGTGTCAGATATGGAAAAACTGTTGGAGGAGTTGAATTTCCAGAAGCAACAGATCAATTCGATGAAGAATGAGAATTTGAAGCTAGAATCAGATTTGAAGAATAACAAG CTTCTGGAGAAAGAGAATGGTCGTTTGAAATTGGAGTTGGAAAACGTACTGAAAGATATCATCCGAgacaaaaatcataaaaaattctTGCAGGATGAGGTTGCACGCCTAGAAATGAGTTTAAAGCATAGCAAG CAACAACAATCTGAGAATTCGTCATATCAGAAAGTACTTGCCGAGAACACCCAAATGTATGAGAAGAAGATAACTGATCTGATGAAGCAATTACAAGATGAGCGTGCTCGTTCTGAAAGTGCTGAACAACAATTAGAACTGATGAAGGAGCAATTACCTGGCCTTCAGGAATTAATGCAG CACCATCAAAAGGAAGCATCTATGTATCAGAAGGAACTTGCAGACACTACTCTGATGTATGAGGAGAAAATAGCACAATTAGAACAACAGCTAAAAGAGGAGCATGCTCGTGTTGAAAATGCGAAGGAACAACTACATGCAATTGAAGAACAATTTACAGACCATGAAACCTCAACAAAG ATTCAGAGGGAAAAAGAGTCAGATGCACTTAGATCAAAATTAGAAGAAATGCATCACCTGTATGAGCCAACTGTGAAGGAACTTCAAGCATTAAAAACAGAATATCAGGCTCTATTATCAGAAAAG ATAGAATTGCATGACGAACTTCACAATGTGAGGCAAACACTTCTAATGGAGGAAAAGCAAAGGAAAGCTGCTGAAAATGAGCTGTTTAATATAAAGAAGTTTGTGCCTGAGAGTGAAGATGGCTTTGAG GAGAAGAAGTCATATGTGAAGCAATATACACCCAGTAGATCATTCAATATGCACAGATCAACTGAATCAAGGGAAAGGATTTTTGCCCATCAGAATACAATGTCAAAGATAATTGAAGAAG TTGGTGTCCAGAAGATAATCTCTTTGTTGTCATCAGTTGATTTGGACGTCCAAATTCATGCTGTGAAGGTGGTAGCCAATCTTGCAGCTGAAG ACAGCAATCAGGAAAAGATTGTGCAAGAAGGTGGTTTAGATGCACTTCTCATGCTGCTACAATCATCCCAAAATGCAACTATACTCAGAGTGGCTTCTGGAGCTATTGCCAATTTGGCAATGAATg AAATGAATCAAGGATTAATATCAAGCAAAGGAGGTGCTCAACTTTTAGCCAATACAGCTGTCAAAACTGAAGATGCCCAAACTCTTCGAATGGTAGCAGGAGCAATTGCAAATTTGTGTGGAAATG AAAAGTTACACACTAAATTGAGGGAAGATGGAGCTGTCAAAGCATTGTTAGAAATGGCTAGATCTGGAAATATTGAAGTCATTGCACAGGTTGCCAGAGGATTGGCTAACTTTGCAAAGTGTGAATCGCGAGGAACAATTCAAG GACATAGGAAAGGCCGTTCTACTCTTATGGAAGATGGCGTACTGAAATGGTTGACAACCAACTCTAACAATACTTCTTCTTCCACTAGGCGCCACATTGAACTTGCTCTGTGTCATTTGGCACAAAATG
- the LOC107004655 gene encoding putative ribosomal large subunit pseudouridine synthase SVR1, chloroplastic isoform X3 — protein sequence MAAMAAAVAAATSAFTSLHLTRATSYTRRHIRTFITSSLSSSSTKFNITFAPPKPKPKTKPEPAIPIINPNSDSDSNSDSVPNLDAEVGDQLYIPWIVRDEKGNLTLQSTPPARLLHEMANASTGKKKKKGKEVASKAATVVPTPEPKHSKAARRFYNENFRDPPQRLSKVLAAAGVASRRSSEELIFQGRVTVNGSVCKTPQTKVDPARDVIYVNGNRLPKKLPTKVYLALNKPKGYICSSGEKETKSVMSLFDDFIKSWDKRHPGQPKPRLFTVGRLDVATTGLIIVTNDGEFTHQISHPSSNLSKEYIATIDGEVHKRHLIAISEGTIIDGVHCTPDNVELLPGQPDLSRPRLRIVLRALKRIRIGGFRLPADLALGKHVELNQANLKALGWKS from the exons ATGGCGGCGATGGCGG CCGCCGTAGCGGCGGCGACCTCCGCTTTCACTTCCCTCCACCTCACTCGCGCAACTTCCTACACGCGCCGCCACATTCGTACCTTCATCACTTCATCACTCTCATCTTCCTCAACTAAATTCAACATCACTTTTGCTCCACCAAAACCCAAACCCAAAACCAAACCAGAACCAGCAATTCCCATAATAAACCCCAACTCCGACTCCGACTCCAACTCCGATTCGGTTCCGAACTTAGATGCTGAAGTTGGTGACCAGCTCTATATACCTTGGATTGTTCGTGATGAAAAGGGCAATCTCACTCTTCAATCTACACCTCCTGCACGTCTACTCCATGAGATGGCTAATGCAAGCACTggtaagaaaaagaagaagggaAAAGAGGTTGCTTCCAAAGCTGCCACGGTGGTTCCTACTCCTGAGCCTAAGCATTCAAAGGCAGCTCGCCGGTTCTACAATGAGAACTTTAGAGACCCCCCTCAACGCCTCAGTAAAGTCCTTGCTGCTGCTGGAG TGGCATCCAGACGGAGCAGTGAAGAGCTGATTTTTCAAGGGCGGGTCACTGTGAATGGTTCTGTTTGCAAAACTCCACAG ACTAAAGTTGATCCAGCTAGGGATGTAATTTATGTCAACGGAAATCGCCTTCCTAAGAAATTGCCTACAAAGGTCTATCTTGCACTAAACAAGCCAAAAGG GTACATATGCTCATCCGGGGAGAAAGAAACTAAGTCAGTCATGtccctttttgatgattttataaaGAGTTGG GATAAAAGGCATCCTGGACAACCAAAACCTCGGCTCTTTACAGTTGGCAGACTTGATGTTGCCACGACTGGCTTGATTATTGTGACCAATGATG GGGAGTTCACGCACCAGATTTCACATCCTTCATCTAATTTGTCAAAGGA ATACATTGCAACTATCGACGGTGAAGTTCATAAGCGACACTTGATAGCCATTAGTGAGGGAACAATTATTGACGGTGTCCATTGCACCCCAGATAATGTTGAACTACTACCAGGGCAGCCTGACTTATCAAGACCTCGTCTGCGCATTGTG TTGCGTGCACTGAAGCGTATACGTATAGGTGGTTTCAGGCTCCCCGCAGATCTTGC GCTTGGCAAGCATGTTGAGTTAAATCAAGCTAATCTGAAGGCATTGGGTTGGAAGAGTTAA
- the LOC107004655 gene encoding putative ribosomal large subunit pseudouridine synthase SVR1, chloroplastic isoform X1, translating into MAAMAAAVAAATSAFTSLHLTRATSYTRRHIRTFITSSLSSSSTKFNITFAPPKPKPKTKPEPAIPIINPNSDSDSNSDSVPNLDAEVGDQLYIPWIVRDEKGNLTLQSTPPARLLHEMANASTGKKKKKGKEVASKAATVVPTPEPKHSKAARRFYNENFRDPPQRLSKVLAAAGVASRRSSEELIFQGRVTVNGSVCKTPQTKVDPARDVIYVNGNRLPKKLPTKVYLALNKPKGYICSSGEKETKSVMSLFDDFIKSWDKRHPGQPKPRLFTVGRLDVATTGLIIVTNDGEFTHQISHPSSNLSKEYIATIDGEVHKRHLIAISEGTIIDGVHCTPDNVELLPGQPDLSRPRLRIVVHEGRNHEVRELVKIAGLQLRALKRIRIGGFRLPADLALGKHVELNQANLKALGWKS; encoded by the exons ATGGCGGCGATGGCGG CCGCCGTAGCGGCGGCGACCTCCGCTTTCACTTCCCTCCACCTCACTCGCGCAACTTCCTACACGCGCCGCCACATTCGTACCTTCATCACTTCATCACTCTCATCTTCCTCAACTAAATTCAACATCACTTTTGCTCCACCAAAACCCAAACCCAAAACCAAACCAGAACCAGCAATTCCCATAATAAACCCCAACTCCGACTCCGACTCCAACTCCGATTCGGTTCCGAACTTAGATGCTGAAGTTGGTGACCAGCTCTATATACCTTGGATTGTTCGTGATGAAAAGGGCAATCTCACTCTTCAATCTACACCTCCTGCACGTCTACTCCATGAGATGGCTAATGCAAGCACTggtaagaaaaagaagaagggaAAAGAGGTTGCTTCCAAAGCTGCCACGGTGGTTCCTACTCCTGAGCCTAAGCATTCAAAGGCAGCTCGCCGGTTCTACAATGAGAACTTTAGAGACCCCCCTCAACGCCTCAGTAAAGTCCTTGCTGCTGCTGGAG TGGCATCCAGACGGAGCAGTGAAGAGCTGATTTTTCAAGGGCGGGTCACTGTGAATGGTTCTGTTTGCAAAACTCCACAG ACTAAAGTTGATCCAGCTAGGGATGTAATTTATGTCAACGGAAATCGCCTTCCTAAGAAATTGCCTACAAAGGTCTATCTTGCACTAAACAAGCCAAAAGG GTACATATGCTCATCCGGGGAGAAAGAAACTAAGTCAGTCATGtccctttttgatgattttataaaGAGTTGG GATAAAAGGCATCCTGGACAACCAAAACCTCGGCTCTTTACAGTTGGCAGACTTGATGTTGCCACGACTGGCTTGATTATTGTGACCAATGATG GGGAGTTCACGCACCAGATTTCACATCCTTCATCTAATTTGTCAAAGGA ATACATTGCAACTATCGACGGTGAAGTTCATAAGCGACACTTGATAGCCATTAGTGAGGGAACAATTATTGACGGTGTCCATTGCACCCCAGATAATGTTGAACTACTACCAGGGCAGCCTGACTTATCAAGACCTCGTCTGCGCATTGTG GTTCATGAAGGACGGAATCATGAAGTTCGTGAACTTGTGAAAATTGCTGGACTTCAG TTGCGTGCACTGAAGCGTATACGTATAGGTGGTTTCAGGCTCCCCGCAGATCTTGC GCTTGGCAAGCATGTTGAGTTAAATCAAGCTAATCTGAAGGCATTGGGTTGGAAGAGTTAA
- the LOC107004655 gene encoding putative ribosomal large subunit pseudouridine synthase SVR1, chloroplastic isoform X2 yields the protein MAAAVAAATSAFTSLHLTRATSYTRRHIRTFITSSLSSSSTKFNITFAPPKPKPKTKPEPAIPIINPNSDSDSNSDSVPNLDAEVGDQLYIPWIVRDEKGNLTLQSTPPARLLHEMANASTGKKKKKGKEVASKAATVVPTPEPKHSKAARRFYNENFRDPPQRLSKVLAAAGVASRRSSEELIFQGRVTVNGSVCKTPQTKVDPARDVIYVNGNRLPKKLPTKVYLALNKPKGYICSSGEKETKSVMSLFDDFIKSWDKRHPGQPKPRLFTVGRLDVATTGLIIVTNDGEFTHQISHPSSNLSKEYIATIDGEVHKRHLIAISEGTIIDGVHCTPDNVELLPGQPDLSRPRLRIVVHEGRNHEVRELVKIAGLQLRALKRIRIGGFRLPADLALGKHVELNQANLKALGWKS from the exons ATGGCGG CCGCCGTAGCGGCGGCGACCTCCGCTTTCACTTCCCTCCACCTCACTCGCGCAACTTCCTACACGCGCCGCCACATTCGTACCTTCATCACTTCATCACTCTCATCTTCCTCAACTAAATTCAACATCACTTTTGCTCCACCAAAACCCAAACCCAAAACCAAACCAGAACCAGCAATTCCCATAATAAACCCCAACTCCGACTCCGACTCCAACTCCGATTCGGTTCCGAACTTAGATGCTGAAGTTGGTGACCAGCTCTATATACCTTGGATTGTTCGTGATGAAAAGGGCAATCTCACTCTTCAATCTACACCTCCTGCACGTCTACTCCATGAGATGGCTAATGCAAGCACTggtaagaaaaagaagaagggaAAAGAGGTTGCTTCCAAAGCTGCCACGGTGGTTCCTACTCCTGAGCCTAAGCATTCAAAGGCAGCTCGCCGGTTCTACAATGAGAACTTTAGAGACCCCCCTCAACGCCTCAGTAAAGTCCTTGCTGCTGCTGGAG TGGCATCCAGACGGAGCAGTGAAGAGCTGATTTTTCAAGGGCGGGTCACTGTGAATGGTTCTGTTTGCAAAACTCCACAG ACTAAAGTTGATCCAGCTAGGGATGTAATTTATGTCAACGGAAATCGCCTTCCTAAGAAATTGCCTACAAAGGTCTATCTTGCACTAAACAAGCCAAAAGG GTACATATGCTCATCCGGGGAGAAAGAAACTAAGTCAGTCATGtccctttttgatgattttataaaGAGTTGG GATAAAAGGCATCCTGGACAACCAAAACCTCGGCTCTTTACAGTTGGCAGACTTGATGTTGCCACGACTGGCTTGATTATTGTGACCAATGATG GGGAGTTCACGCACCAGATTTCACATCCTTCATCTAATTTGTCAAAGGA ATACATTGCAACTATCGACGGTGAAGTTCATAAGCGACACTTGATAGCCATTAGTGAGGGAACAATTATTGACGGTGTCCATTGCACCCCAGATAATGTTGAACTACTACCAGGGCAGCCTGACTTATCAAGACCTCGTCTGCGCATTGTG GTTCATGAAGGACGGAATCATGAAGTTCGTGAACTTGTGAAAATTGCTGGACTTCAG TTGCGTGCACTGAAGCGTATACGTATAGGTGGTTTCAGGCTCCCCGCAGATCTTGC GCTTGGCAAGCATGTTGAGTTAAATCAAGCTAATCTGAAGGCATTGGGTTGGAAGAGTTAA